A single genomic interval of Mycolicibacterium holsaticum DSM 44478 = JCM 12374 harbors:
- a CDS encoding nitroreductase family deazaflavin-dependent oxidoreductase: MAKSRPRFMDTKPADFFIKWMAKVNTYMYRRSDGEGFGSDFQGIPVALLTTTGRKTGQPRISPLYFHRDGDVVVVAASKGGSDKHPMWYLNIKANPKVQVQIKKEVLDLTARDATDEERAKYWPRLVEMYPTYEDYQSWTDRVIPLVICEP; this comes from the coding sequence ATGGCAAAGTCGCGCCCCCGGTTCATGGACACCAAGCCCGCGGACTTCTTCATCAAGTGGATGGCGAAGGTCAACACCTACATGTACCGCCGCAGCGACGGTGAAGGCTTCGGCAGCGACTTTCAGGGCATCCCGGTGGCGCTGCTGACCACGACCGGCCGCAAGACCGGTCAGCCGCGGATCAGCCCGTTGTATTTTCACCGCGACGGCGACGTGGTCGTCGTGGCCGCGTCCAAGGGCGGCAGCGACAAGCACCCGATGTGGTACCTCAACATCAAGGCCAACCCGAAGGTGCAGGTGCAGATCAAAAAAGAAGTGCTGGATCTGACCGCACGCGATGCCACCGACGAGGAACGCGCCAAATACTGGCCGAGGCTGGTCGAGATGTATCCGACCTACGAGGACTACCAGTCCTGGACCGATCGGGTGATCCCGCTCGTGATCTGCGAACCCTAG
- a CDS encoding steroid 3-ketoacyl-CoA thiolase — translation MGNPVIVEATRSPIGKRNGWLSGLHATELLGATQKALVEKAGIQAGDVEQVIGGCVTQFGEQSNNITRVSWLVAGLPDHVGAMTVDCQCGSGQQANGLIAGLIAAGAIDIGIACGVEAMSRVGLGANAGPDRSILRPASWDIDLPDQFTAAERIAKRRGITREDIDEFGFQSQAKAKQAWAEGRFDREISGIEAPVLDEQKQPTSERHVVTRDQGLRDTTLEGLAALKPVIEGGIHTAGTSSQISDGAAAVLLMDEDKARALGLKPRARIVSQALVGAEPYYHLDGPVQSTAKVLEKAGMKMGDIDITEINEAFASVVLSWARVHNPDMDKVNVNGGAIALGHPVGSTGSRLITTALHELERTDKSTALITMCAGGALSTGTIIERI, via the coding sequence ATGGGTAACCCTGTCATTGTTGAAGCCACTCGCAGTCCCATCGGTAAGCGGAACGGATGGTTGTCCGGCCTGCACGCCACGGAGTTGTTGGGTGCCACTCAGAAGGCTCTCGTCGAGAAGGCCGGGATCCAAGCCGGCGACGTCGAGCAGGTAATCGGCGGCTGCGTCACCCAGTTCGGTGAGCAGTCCAACAACATCACCCGGGTGAGCTGGCTGGTAGCGGGCCTGCCCGACCACGTCGGCGCGATGACGGTGGACTGCCAGTGCGGCAGCGGGCAGCAGGCCAACGGGTTGATCGCGGGCCTCATCGCGGCGGGCGCCATCGACATCGGCATCGCCTGCGGCGTCGAGGCGATGAGCCGGGTGGGGCTGGGCGCCAACGCCGGACCCGACCGCAGCATTCTGCGGCCGGCGTCCTGGGACATCGATCTGCCCGATCAGTTCACCGCCGCCGAGCGCATCGCCAAGCGCCGCGGCATCACCCGCGAGGACATCGACGAGTTCGGCTTCCAATCGCAGGCCAAGGCCAAGCAGGCGTGGGCGGAGGGTCGTTTCGACCGCGAGATCAGCGGCATCGAGGCGCCGGTGCTCGACGAACAGAAGCAGCCGACCAGCGAGCGGCACGTCGTCACCCGCGACCAGGGGCTCCGCGACACCACCCTGGAGGGCCTCGCCGCGCTCAAGCCGGTGATCGAGGGCGGTATCCACACCGCGGGTACCTCGTCGCAGATCTCCGACGGTGCGGCCGCGGTGCTGTTGATGGACGAGGACAAGGCGCGCGCGCTCGGCCTGAAGCCGCGGGCGCGGATCGTCAGCCAGGCCCTGGTCGGCGCCGAGCCGTACTACCACCTCGACGGCCCGGTGCAGTCGACGGCCAAGGTGCTGGAAAAGGCCGGCATGAAGATGGGTGACATCGACATCACCGAGATCAACGAGGCGTTCGCCTCGGTCGTGCTGTCGTGGGCCCGGGTGCACAACCCCGACATGGACAAGGTCAACGTCAACGGCGGGGCCATCGCGCTGGGGCACCCCGTGGGCAGCACCGGTAGCCGGCTGATCACCACCGCGCTGCACGAGCTCGAGCGCACCGACAAGAGCACGGCGCTGATCACGATGTGCGCTGGCGGCGCGCTGTCCACCGGCACGATCATCGAACGGATCTAG